In Porites lutea chromosome 9, jaPorLute2.1, whole genome shotgun sequence, a single window of DNA contains:
- the LOC140947799 gene encoding L-tyrosine decarboxylase-like, with product MFRRRRSSAREDDCNTATKQARLSKAPMYSQQREVFTRGDHVVDRQKQWASVGAWFLGPKAENGEVFRDLLTKAIDSHIGFRHSYFPCDPPYVTDELREAGSFSYAMKNLQSEMEKLQLELKNSVPFFSSRYKGHVLWETAMPANLGYMSAMLYNQNNCASEVSTVTSKYEMEVGKDLCVMLGYDRNRCMGHLTAGGSVANIEAIWAGRNVKYFPLGLQEALLKDERLSGAKGYKVLFPQRGKEEQLISASQWELLNLDVDTILKMPSDVQALTGLAHHEFMEIMSKYLYESIGTQEFVRRHMLTQNPCIVVPSTLHISLTKAATILGLGRESLVSVAVDENSRMDPTELHRILREKLDKEIPVINVVAVTGTTEQSAVDPVTAIVDLREKFRSKGLNFSIHADAAWGGYFCSMLRAQPESSPMPTAKETGFVPEMYLSSYVHEQLSALHHCDTITVDPHKSGFCPYPGGAICYRDRRMNSFLSITTKVLYYHGKMILGDVGIEGSKPGAAAAGIMMANRVIGLHRNGYGRILAECMFTSKILYCQWATLAKEDDIFVIKTTKPLPNLNNWSDEEHIKFIRERILGKSNEELARDDEAMLYLKEVGPDTLIPCFSVNLKGNQSVEVCNAINTAIFESLSHTSGEHTAFRIPMLVTSSSLVSHVHSVAATNFKRRLGLNSNSDAPVKYIKTTCMDPWATSIEFMNHMASIMRNSILCAIGRVTDPTALHNFVSTGVVNEQNEVIACYVGDFNRVPKQYEAIVKLKFVCNKDAEKYIATQKKLSKWNDVVQPIVFRSRQQRLHDVFFKDTGYSGELEEFDCFIGLPSDNSNHPFMCPNMKIIDVPRYEHFDNHEFPEHSSYFMYGDRKNVFLFHIPTKSPDFFQVVQLDGFSDSVGIEGEDELLLKHGIEVEIPSIPGEPVILNGEIQEPLDKKEFDISFVGINGKEVKTKAKLGKKIWFAPSTRTFSNLISVTDRKSMLRSENLASHLVQLNLS from the exons ATGTTTAGACGCAGAAGAAGCTCTGCTCGAGAAGATGACTGTAATACAGCAACAAAGCAAGCACGCTTGTCGAAAGCCCCGATGTACTCGCAGCAAAGAGAAGTATTTACCAGAGGAGATCACGTGGTCGACAGGCAAAAACAATGGGCATCCGTTGGTGCTTGGTTTTTGGGACCCAAAGCAGAAAACGGAGAAGTGTTTCGGGACTTGTTGACAAAGGCCATCGATTCTCATATCGGATTCCGTCACAG ttattttCCCTGTGATCCCCCTTATGTCACTGATGAGCTGCGGGAAGCAGGATCCTTCAGCTATGCCATGAAGAACCTACAATCTGAAATGGAAAAATTGCAACTGGAATTAAAAAACTCTGTTCCATTCTTTAGTTCAAGATACAAG GGTCACGTTCTTTGGGAGACAGCGATGCCAGCAAACCTTGGCTATATGTCTGCAATGTtatacaaccaaaacaactgtgCGTCGGAGGTCTCCACTGTCACCAGTAAATACGAAATGGAAGTGGGCAAAGACCTGTGTGTCATGCTGGGGTATGACAGGAACAGATGTATGGGACATCTCACCGCTGGAGGGTCTGTAGCCAACATTGAAGCAATTTGGGCGGGAAGAAATGTGAAGTACTTTCCACTGGGACTGCAAGAGGCTTTGTTAAAAGACGAAAGACTTTCTGGTGCCAAAGGATATAAG GTTTTATTCCCTCAGAGAGGAAAGGAAGAACAATTAATTAGCGCTTCCCAGTGGGAACTCCTTAACCTTGATGTCGACACTATCTTAAAAATGCCTTCTGATGTTCAAGCTTTGACCGGCCTTGCACATCATGAATTTATGGAAATAATGTCCAAGTACCTTTACGAGTCCATTGGAACACAGGAGTTTGTAAGGCGACATATGCTAACACAAAATCCATGCATTGTTGTTCCAAGCACATTACATATTTCTTTAACGAAAGCAGCTACCATCCTTGGACTTGGTCGAGAGAGCCTTGTTTCTGTAGCAGTTGACGAAAACTCGCGGATGGATCCTACTG AATTGCACCGGATTCTGAGAGAAAAATTGGATAAGGAAATTCCAGTCATTAACGTGGTAGCTGTTACAGGAACAACAGAACAAAGCGCTGTGGATCCAGTGACTGCAATTGTCGATTTGCGTGAAAAGTTCAGAAGTAAG GGTCTTAACTTCAGCATTCACGCGGATGCGGCCTGGGGAGGATATTTCTGTAGTATGCTGCGAGCGCAGCCGGAGAGCAGTCCTATGCCAACAGCCAAAGAAACAGGATTTGTTCCGGAAATGTACCTGAGTTCCTACGTCCACGAACAGTTATCAGCTCTCCACCATTGTGATACAATCACTGTAGATCCCCACAAATCTGGCTTCTGTCCTTATCCAGGCGGTGCAATTTGTTACAGAGACAGAAGGATGAACTCATTTCTGTCAATCACCACTAAAGTGCTCTACTACCATGGAAAAATGATTCTCGGTGACGTCGGTATCGAGGGATCCAAACCTGGGGCAGCTGCTGCAGGGATCATGATGGCAAACAGG GTGATCGGTCTTCATAGGAACGGTTACGGTCGTATCCTGGCTGAGTGCATGTTTACCTCAAAGATCCTATACTGTCAGTGGGCAACACTGGCTAAAGAAGACGACATTTTTGTTATCAAAACAACGAAGCCTTTACCCAATTTAAATAACTGGTCAGACGAAGAGCATATCAAATTTATAAGGGAACGAATCCTTGGCAAAAGCAACGAAGAACTTGCACGG GATGATGAGGCTATGCTTTACCTAAAAGAAGTGGGTCCTGACACCTTGATACCGTGTTTCTCTGTAAACCTGAAAGGAAACCAAAGTGTGGAAGTGTGCAATGCAATCAACACAGCGATATTCGAAAGCCTCAGTCATACGTCAGGGGAACATACTGCGTTTCGTATTCCAATGCTTGTTACCTCGTCAAGTCTGGTATCCCACGTCCACAGTGTTGCAGCTACAAATTTCAAGAGAAGATTAGGG CTCAACTCAAACAGCGACGCGCCAGTCAAATACATCAAAACAACGTGTATGGATCCCTGGGCCACATCAATAGAGTTCATGAACCACATGGCTTCAATTATGAGGAACAGTATTTTGTGCGCCATTGGAAGG GTTACTGATCCTACTGCCCTTCACAACTTTGTCAGCACAGGAGTTGTAAATGAACAGAACGAAGTGATCGCCTGTTATGTTGGAGATTTTAATAGAGTTCCGAAGCAGTACGAAGCAATTGTCAAGTTAAAATTCGTTTGCAACAAAGACGCCGAGAAGTACATCGCCACCCAAAAAAAGCTGTCAAAGTGGAATGATGTTGTTCAACCGATTGTCTTCCGAAGTAGACAGCAAAGACTTCATGATGTCTTCTTTAAGGATACAGGGTACTCTGGTGAATTGGAAGAGTTTGACTGTTTTATTGGCTTGCCTTCTGACAACAGCAACCACCCATTTATGTGCCCAAACATGAAGATCATCGATGTTCCTCGTTACGAGCATTTTGACAACCACGAATTCCCTGAGCACAGTTCCTACTTTATGTACGGTGACAGGAAAAACGTCTTTTTGTTTCACATCCCTACCAAGAGCCCCGACTTTTTTCAG GTAGTGCAGCTTGATGGTTTTTCAGACAGTGTAGGAATTGAAGGCGAGGATGAACTTTTACTCAAGCATGGGATTGAAGTCGAAATTCCCAGCATTCCTGGTGAGCCTGTGATTCTTAACGGAGAAATTCAGGAACCCTTGGACAAAAAGGAATTCGACATATCATTCGTCGGAATTAACGGTAAAGAAGTCAAGACCAAGGCGAAATTAGGAAAAAAGATTTGGTTTGCACCATCTACAAGAACATTTTCCAATCTTATCTCAGTCACTGATAGAAAAAGTATGCTTCGTTCAGAGAATTTAGCCAGTCAtctagttcagctaaatttaaGTTGA